In Chloracidobacterium sp., the following proteins share a genomic window:
- the rlmB gene encoding 23S rRNA (guanosine(2251)-2'-O)-methyltransferase RlmB: MKRKSEVSRHQSRAGRSSSHGGRPKRRAHPISQTQDSRLIYGVLPVLEALRADKRRIDKVLIAEGVREKRLVDIIDLCHERCIAWNRVPRDTFTHQLGSDANHQGVMAFIASAEYANLDQVLDKAAGPALLLLLDGVEDPRNLGAIIRTAECAGADGIIIPERRAVGLTDTVAKSSAGAVEFLAVAKAQNLNSVIKTLKDKNVWVVGTSADASTSYTDWDWTRPSALVLGGEGRGIHRLVADNCDVLVNIPMYGKIDSLNVSVAAGVILFEARRQRT, translated from the coding sequence ATGAAAAGAAAGTCCGAAGTCTCAAGGCATCAGTCTCGAGCAGGAAGGTCAAGCAGTCATGGCGGCCGCCCGAAGCGACGGGCCCACCCAATATCCCAGACACAAGACTCCAGACTGATCTACGGCGTTCTGCCCGTCCTAGAGGCCTTGCGCGCTGACAAACGCCGGATCGACAAGGTGCTGATCGCTGAGGGCGTTCGGGAAAAGCGGCTTGTCGACATCATCGACTTGTGTCACGAACGGTGTATAGCTTGGAACCGAGTGCCGCGCGATACGTTCACGCACCAGTTAGGCTCGGACGCTAACCATCAGGGAGTAATGGCCTTTATTGCCTCGGCGGAGTATGCCAATCTCGATCAGGTACTCGACAAAGCGGCCGGTCCCGCACTTCTCCTCCTGCTTGACGGCGTCGAAGACCCGCGCAATCTAGGTGCCATCATCCGAACGGCCGAGTGTGCGGGTGCCGACGGCATCATCATTCCCGAACGCCGCGCCGTCGGGCTGACCGATACGGTCGCCAAATCCTCGGCCGGCGCGGTCGAGTTTCTGGCAGTCGCAAAGGCCCAAAACCTGAACAGTGTCATCAAAACGCTTAAGGACAAGAACGTCTGGGTCGTCGGCACATCGGCCGATGCGTCAACTTCATACACCGATTGGGACTGGACGCGGCCGAGTGCTCTCGTACTCGGTGGCGAGGGTAGGGGCATCCACCGGCTGGTTGCCGATAACTGCGACGTCTTGGTAAACATCCCGATGTATGGAAAAATAGATTCTCTGAACGTCTCCGTCGCCGCCGGCGTAATACTATTCGAAGCCAGACGGCAACGAACTTAA
- a CDS encoding NYN domain-containing protein, with protein sequence MKFDTAAGSSWQFGHRGRVAVFIDGNNLFHAARFHNIDIDYTKLLRVLLGDGRLLRAFFYTGVDAGAERQQGFLLWMRRNGFRVIQKELKTFYDGTRKANLDVEIAVDMLSLAGRYDTAVLVSGDEDFVYAINAVAYKGCRVEIAGFRSNTAPRLIDVGDYFIDLGDIAHLIRKDVGQPGDYEVPSFVPPEEGGFAKADRDDYSDVTRHGRE encoded by the coding sequence ATGAAATTCGATACGGCGGCCGGTTCATCCTGGCAGTTTGGTCATCGCGGACGTGTCGCCGTTTTTATCGACGGGAATAATTTGTTTCACGCCGCACGTTTTCACAATATTGATATCGATTACACCAAGCTTCTCCGCGTCCTGCTCGGCGACGGACGGCTGCTTCGGGCGTTCTTTTATACCGGCGTCGATGCCGGAGCCGAGCGGCAGCAGGGCTTTCTGCTTTGGATGCGGCGAAATGGTTTTCGCGTCATTCAGAAGGAGCTAAAGACCTTTTACGACGGCACACGAAAGGCCAACCTCGATGTTGAGATCGCGGTCGATATGCTAAGTCTGGCCGGGCGCTACGATACAGCCGTGCTCGTATCGGGTGACGAGGATTTTGTCTATGCTATCAACGCGGTCGCTTACAAAGGCTGTCGTGTTGAGATCGCCGGATTCCGGTCGAATACTGCCCCGCGATTGATCGACGTAGGCGACTACTTCATCGACTTGGGCGACATCGCGCATCTCATCCGTAAGGACGTCGGGCAGCCGGGAGACTACGAAGTGCCGTCGTTCGTGCCACCCGAAGAAGGCGGATTTGCCAAGGCGGATCGGGATGACTATTCCGATGTGACGCGGCATGGACGCGAGTGA
- a CDS encoding RDD family protein has translation MMNDTVREELQSKITMRPPSRVAIRATDDTAPSTASARPAARIVTAGLVAPKTSPTLVEFQNKQPALPDWRLQMQNAVRHRRSMKEPAVPSTPATAPAAVAMGGVTAKPEVETTINDPRVSKALDRIHASRAKFTEARPHSGARKPQMTPTPPMPRPAARLGVVATGTVAAPSRIQPVQRPKLVVPAQPAKRVTSQLPPIESVELLPVEKPVELNAEVPIVPFVAAEIDRIRIHVSQDTTVDQASDSAIDDIEDLAPFSMRFGAGLFDLIIGAFIAMAAMSPFILAGGDWSTTSGILLFTGVWAIVLFVYMTVCLGFVGKTIGMRLFSLELVDAFENEYPTLHQAAISSAVYLVTLPLVGAGFLTILYNEENRALHDLLSGTILVKEF, from the coding sequence ATGATGAACGATACCGTTCGTGAAGAACTGCAATCTAAGATAACGATGCGGCCGCCGTCCCGGGTCGCGATCCGGGCGACGGACGACACGGCGCCTTCGACCGCGTCGGCACGGCCAGCCGCGAGGATTGTGACCGCAGGCCTTGTCGCGCCGAAAACGAGTCCAACGCTCGTCGAGTTTCAGAACAAGCAGCCGGCCTTACCGGATTGGCGTCTGCAGATGCAAAACGCGGTCAGGCACCGTAGGAGCATGAAAGAGCCGGCCGTACCGTCGACGCCGGCGACCGCACCGGCTGCTGTCGCGATGGGAGGCGTTACCGCCAAGCCCGAGGTGGAGACTACGATCAATGATCCTCGTGTGAGCAAAGCGCTCGATCGTATCCATGCCTCGCGTGCAAAATTTACTGAAGCCCGGCCACATTCCGGTGCGCGAAAACCGCAGATGACGCCGACTCCACCGATGCCCCGGCCGGCGGCAAGACTCGGTGTGGTTGCGACCGGCACGGTCGCGGCGCCGTCGCGTATTCAGCCTGTTCAGAGGCCGAAACTCGTCGTTCCGGCTCAGCCAGCCAAGCGTGTCACAAGCCAACTGCCGCCAATCGAATCGGTGGAGTTGCTGCCGGTTGAGAAACCCGTGGAGCTCAACGCCGAGGTTCCCATCGTTCCCTTTGTGGCGGCTGAGATCGATCGGATAAGGATCCATGTCTCGCAGGATACAACCGTCGATCAGGCTTCCGATTCCGCAATTGACGATATTGAGGATCTCGCTCCGTTCTCGATGCGGTTCGGTGCGGGCCTGTTTGACCTGATCATCGGAGCATTCATCGCAATGGCAGCGATGTCACCGTTCATTTTGGCAGGCGGCGATTGGTCCACGACGAGCGGAATACTCCTCTTCACAGGCGTTTGGGCAATCGTTCTTTTCGTCTATATGACCGTTTGCCTGGGATTTGTCGGCAAGACGATAGGGATGCGGCTGTTTTCACTTGAGCTCGTGGACGCGTTTGAGAACGAATACCCGACGCTTCACCAGGCCGCGATCAGTTCCGCCGTCTATCTCGTCACGCTGCCGCTGGTCGGGGCGGGCTTTCTGACCATCCTCTATAACGAAGAGAACCGAGCGCTTCACGACTTGCTTTCCGGCACGATCCTCGTCAAGGAATTCTAG
- a CDS encoding DUF814 domain-containing protein — protein sequence MTQDEHRPQPDPDLDRLAMAARRKAIREISKLEKLIENLHGDLRRHGDATEWRKFGDLLLANASNAVRDGDIFYVTDYFDAAAPMLAIPVDNAATPTEAAEAFFRRYSKARNASQRVAERLEITEAKLGQAHEWLKTVDHAIAVGDRAFLITAAETKPQINNRRAKKKTGAEFKGARRFASSEGYEILVGKKAADNDFLTFRVARSRDIWMHAADYPGSHVVIRKRGGADIPHRTLIEAAQIAAFYSDARSLGKATVRYTEKKFVNKPKRAPAGRVSIADFKTVVVEPGIPPGTEYITRS from the coding sequence GTGACGCAGGACGAACATCGACCTCAACCTGATCCCGATCTTGATCGGCTGGCCATGGCTGCCCGCCGGAAGGCTATCCGCGAGATCTCGAAGCTCGAGAAACTCATTGAGAACCTTCACGGTGACCTTCGCCGTCACGGTGACGCGACCGAGTGGAGAAAATTCGGCGATCTTCTGCTTGCGAACGCCTCGAATGCTGTTCGTGATGGTGACATTTTCTACGTTACGGACTATTTTGATGCGGCGGCGCCGATGCTTGCCATCCCAGTCGACAACGCGGCCACGCCGACGGAGGCGGCCGAAGCATTCTTTCGCCGGTATTCGAAGGCGAGAAACGCTTCGCAGAGGGTGGCTGAGCGGCTAGAGATAACAGAGGCCAAACTAGGTCAGGCTCACGAGTGGCTCAAGACGGTTGACCATGCGATCGCCGTTGGTGACCGTGCATTCCTAATAACAGCGGCCGAGACGAAACCGCAGATCAATAACCGGCGAGCTAAGAAGAAAACAGGCGCAGAGTTCAAGGGTGCTCGCCGATTCGCTTCGTCTGAAGGCTACGAGATACTTGTCGGGAAAAAGGCTGCGGACAACGATTTTCTGACCTTTCGCGTGGCCCGCTCGCGTGATATTTGGATGCACGCAGCTGATTATCCCGGCTCGCACGTTGTGATCAGGAAGCGTGGCGGAGCCGATATTCCGCACCGTACGTTGATCGAAGCCGCACAGATTGCAGCGTTTTACAGCGACGCTCGGAGCCTCGGCAAGGCTACTGTCCGCTACACCGAGAAGAAATTTGTAAATAAGCCGAAACGGGCACCTGCAGGACGGGTGAGTATAGCGGATTTCAAGACCGTCGTCGTCGAGCCCGGAATACCGCCGGGCACAGAGTATATTACTCGCTCATGA
- a CDS encoding TlpA family protein disulfide reductase yields the protein MTRVFLKVAIATVSALMIASCGDTGVNSGTNRSSNRTASNSRSAEYPPLPSAVSDAEFEMIDGTKSKIADRKGKVVLINLWATWCGPCRGEMPHLVELQNTFGDKGFTVLGLDIGAHDGQPEKIEDMQRFAASMKLNYELARIPGELVGRFNRVSNFNAIPQSFVIDREGKLRGVFLGGGGDVIGKMKQTVAMVMSE from the coding sequence ATGACGAGAGTATTTCTAAAGGTAGCCATCGCGACCGTTTCGGCATTGATGATCGCCTCATGTGGCGACACCGGTGTCAATTCGGGCACAAACAGATCATCCAACCGAACCGCATCGAATAGTAGATCGGCGGAGTATCCGCCGCTGCCGAGTGCGGTATCGGATGCGGAATTCGAGATGATCGATGGCACAAAGAGCAAGATCGCCGACCGCAAGGGCAAGGTCGTGCTGATCAACCTCTGGGCAACTTGGTGCGGGCCATGCCGCGGCGAGATGCCGCATCTGGTCGAACTGCAAAACACATTTGGCGACAAGGGTTTCACGGTCCTCGGACTCGATATCGGCGCACATGATGGCCAGCCCGAAAAGATCGAGGACATGCAGCGATTTGCGGCGTCGATGAAATTGAACTATGAGCTGGCCCGCATCCCCGGTGAACTCGTCGGGAGATTCAATCGGGTTTCCAACTTCAACGCCATTCCCCAGAGTTTCGTAATTGATCGCGAAGGCAAGCTGCGCGGGGTCTTTCTCGGCGGTGGCGGAGACGTGATTGGTAAGATGAAGCAAACGGTCGCGATGGTCATGAGCGAGTAA
- a CDS encoding type IV pilus twitching motility protein PilT has translation MTPTAVAEPPSEISFEQPAYTPPTSAAPSHTAPVAPVSLPAEVSFVPAPANSAMAARMDTLFKKMAEIGSSDLHLSVSMPPMVRRDGKMCPLENGQEPLTTDAMRELLTSIMPERNQEEFARRSDTDFAYEIPGLARFRCNIFADRKGMGAVFRIIPSKILTAEQLGLSKAIMDLCALSKGLVVVTGPTGSGKSTTLCAMVDSINKTREDHIITIEDPIEFVHDNQKCLVNQREVHNHTDSFKDALRAALREDPDIVLVGEMRDLETISIAIETAETGHLVFGTLHTTTAPSTVDRIIDQFPADRQQQIRVMLSESLKGVIAQTLLPKKGGGRVAALEVLIVTPAISNLIREGKTFQIPSAMQTGKNYGMVVLNDALFEHVQNGTVEPLDAYIKAVDKTGFESLLTRGGFKI, from the coding sequence ATGACGCCGACTGCTGTTGCCGAACCGCCTTCAGAGATCAGCTTTGAGCAACCGGCTTATACACCGCCAACCTCGGCCGCCCCGTCTCACACGGCCCCGGTAGCTCCCGTTTCGCTTCCCGCCGAAGTGTCTTTCGTGCCGGCACCGGCGAACTCCGCGATGGCAGCGCGAATGGATACGCTATTCAAGAAGATGGCCGAGATCGGCTCGTCAGACCTTCACCTCTCCGTATCGATGCCGCCGATGGTGCGCAGGGACGGTAAGATGTGCCCGCTAGAGAACGGCCAGGAACCGCTGACTACCGACGCGATGCGCGAACTTCTTACCTCGATCATGCCCGAGCGTAACCAGGAGGAATTCGCCCGACGCAGCGATACCGACTTTGCTTATGAGATACCAGGCCTCGCTCGATTCCGGTGCAATATCTTCGCTGACCGCAAAGGGATGGGAGCCGTCTTTCGCATCATCCCGAGCAAGATCCTGACAGCCGAGCAGCTCGGCCTCTCAAAGGCGATAATGGATCTATGTGCTCTATCCAAAGGGCTTGTCGTCGTAACCGGGCCGACCGGTTCGGGCAAATCGACTACGCTCTGCGCGATGGTCGACTCGATAAATAAGACGCGAGAGGACCACATCATCACCATTGAGGATCCGATCGAGTTTGTTCACGACAACCAGAAATGTCTTGTGAATCAACGAGAGGTGCACAATCATACCGACAGCTTCAAGGACGCTCTGCGCGCAGCTCTTCGCGAGGACCCTGACATCGTGCTCGTTGGCGAGATGCGCGACCTCGAGACGATATCTATCGCCATCGAGACAGCCGAGACGGGGCATCTCGTCTTTGGCACCCTCCACACGACGACGGCCCCGTCGACCGTTGACCGCATTATCGATCAATTCCCCGCGGATCGTCAGCAGCAGATCCGCGTGATGCTCTCGGAATCGCTCAAGGGCGTGATTGCCCAAACACTGCTGCCAAAGAAGGGCGGCGGCCGTGTGGCGGCCCTTGAGGTCCTAATTGTCACGCCCGCGATCTCAAACCTGATCCGCGAAGGCAAGACGTTCCAGATACCGTCGGCCATGCAGACCGGCAAAAACTACGGCATGGTCGTGCTGAACGATGCGCTCTTCGAGCACGTCCAGAATGGCACTGTCGAACCTCTAGACGCATACATCAAGGCCGTGGACAAGACAGGATTTGAGTCATTGCTTACGCGCGGCGGATTCAAGATCTGA
- a CDS encoding methylmalonyl-CoA mutase family protein yields the protein MAERRLSFKTSSDIDLPQDFGPDNTKSFDYDSEIGEPGEFPYTRGVRPNMYRGRFWTMRQYAGFATAAESNERYKYLLSQGTTGLSVAFDLPTQIGIDSDDPLSAGEVGKVGVAIDSLEDMLTLLDGIPLDQVTTSMTINATASTLLCLYLAVARKQGVPFDRIGGTIQNDILKEYIARGTYIYPPKPSLRLITDTFAYCAAEVPNWNTISISGYHIREAGSTAAQEIAFTLADGICYVQAAIDVGLDVDMFAPRLSFFFNSHNQLLEEVAKFRAARRLWARIMRERFGAKDPKSLMLRFHTQTAGSTLTAQQPDVNVVRTTIQALAAVLGGTQSLHTNSLDEALGLPTESAARIALRTQQVIAHESGVADTVDPLAGSYAIETLTTELEKIAVDYIEKIDAMGGMLRAIETGYVQNEIQEAAYEYQKAVEHGDMIVVGVNRFQAEEEPIPVLRVDDQIERDQVARLQALRAQRDDEAAGKALAVIEGAAQGSENLLPHILTAVEAYATVGEISNTLRKVWGEYRESVTL from the coding sequence ATGGCTGAGCGTCGTTTATCGTTCAAAACCTCGTCGGACATTGATCTTCCGCAAGATTTCGGGCCCGACAACACCAAGTCGTTCGATTACGACAGCGAAATCGGGGAGCCTGGCGAATTTCCATATACACGCGGCGTCCGGCCCAATATGTATCGCGGTCGCTTTTGGACGATGCGGCAATACGCCGGTTTCGCCACGGCCGCCGAATCGAACGAACGCTATAAGTACCTTCTTTCCCAAGGAACTACGGGCCTCAGTGTGGCATTCGACCTGCCCACTCAGATCGGCATCGACAGCGACGATCCGCTCTCTGCCGGCGAGGTCGGAAAGGTCGGTGTCGCGATCGACTCGCTCGAGGATATGTTGACGTTGCTTGACGGCATCCCGCTCGATCAGGTGACCACGTCGATGACGATAAACGCGACGGCATCGACACTGTTGTGTCTTTATCTCGCCGTCGCTCGAAAACAGGGCGTGCCTTTCGATCGGATCGGCGGCACGATCCAGAACGACATTCTCAAGGAATACATCGCTCGCGGCACCTACATCTATCCGCCCAAACCCAGCCTGCGGCTGATCACGGACACGTTCGCATACTGCGCCGCCGAGGTGCCGAACTGGAACACCATCTCGATCAGCGGATACCACATCCGCGAGGCTGGCTCGACCGCAGCCCAGGAGATCGCGTTTACGCTTGCTGATGGCATTTGCTATGTGCAGGCCGCGATCGATGTAGGCTTGGACGTCGATATGTTCGCCCCTCGGCTCTCATTCTTTTTTAACTCGCATAATCAACTCCTCGAAGAAGTTGCCAAGTTCCGTGCTGCCCGCCGTTTATGGGCACGGATAATGAGGGAGCGTTTCGGCGCTAAAGACCCAAAGTCGCTGATGCTGCGTTTCCACACCCAAACCGCCGGATCAACCCTGACGGCCCAACAGCCGGACGTAAACGTAGTCCGGACGACCATCCAAGCCCTAGCTGCCGTTCTCGGCGGCACACAGTCACTGCATACGAACTCACTCGACGAGGCGCTCGGATTACCAACCGAATCAGCCGCCCGCATCGCGCTACGCACGCAGCAGGTCATCGCGCACGAATCGGGCGTCGCCGACACCGTCGACCCTCTGGCCGGAAGTTATGCAATTGAAACTCTAACAACCGAGCTCGAAAAGATTGCTGTTGACTACATTGAAAAGATCGACGCGATGGGCGGCATGCTGCGGGCGATAGAGACCGGGTATGTCCAGAATGAGATACAAGAGGCCGCCTACGAATACCAAAAAGCCGTCGAACACGGCGATATGATCGTGGTCGGAGTCAACCGGTTCCAAGCCGAGGAAGAACCGATCCCGGTCCTGCGCGTCGATGACCAGATCGAACGCGACCAAGTTGCTCGTCTACAAGCCCTCCGAGCCCAACGTGACGACGAAGCAGCCGGCAAAGCACTAGCCGTAATCGAGGGTGCCGCACAAGGCAGTGAAAACCTGCTTCCCCATATCCTGACCGCCGTCGAAGCCTACGCCACCGTCGGCGAGATCAGCAACACGCTACGAAAAGTATGGGGCGAATATCGCGAGTCGGTAACCCTCTGA